The following are encoded in a window of Bos javanicus breed banteng chromosome 12, ARS-OSU_banteng_1.0, whole genome shotgun sequence genomic DNA:
- the C12H13orf42 gene encoding uncharacterized protein C13orf42 homolog — translation MLRKLHSILHSGPHRKAEVAESPYYHGPSSAVRLIRSSSVYVVGDHGEKFSESLKKYRSAGSMDPSLYYLQQEGDRAWMLSRTQDCLQYLQELLALRKKYLSSLNDLKPSRAPGVSSTSSKSSRGVKKSAAKEMKKPTPKKYSQFSADVAEAIAFFDSIIAELDTEKRPRAAEVDLQNEDVDFDVATSSREHSLHSNWILRAPRRRSEDVAGHTTAGQFRRSTERRTIGTQRRLERHPIYLPKAVEGAFSTLKFKPKACKKDLGSSRQILFNFSGEDTDWDSELFAPEPPASLGEDHYETENPRGQWLLREQLWERTVP, via the exons ATGCTCAGAAAGCTCCACTCCATCCTTCACTCCGGCCCGCACAGGAAGGCAGAGGTGGCGGAGAGCCCTTACTACCACGGCCCCAGTTCCGCCGTCAGGCTGATCCGCAGCAGCTCCGTGTACGTGGTCGGGGACCACGGCGAGAAGTTCAGCGAGTCCTTAAAGAAATACCGGAGCGCCGGCAGCATGGACCCCAGCCTGTACTACCTGCAGCAGGAGGGGGACCGCGCGTGGATGCTCTCGCGCACCCAGGACTGCCTGCAGTACTTACAGGAGCTGCTGGCCTTGCGCAAGAAGTACCTTAGCAGCCTCAACGACCTGAAGCCCAGCCGCGCCCCAGGCGTCTCCTCCACCTCCTCAAAATCCTCCAGGGGCGTAAAGAAGTCTGCCGCCAAAGAAATGAAG AAACCCACCCCTAAGAAGTACTCCCAGTTCAGCGCGGACGTGGCGGAGGCCATCGCCTTCTTTGACTCCATCATCGCAGAGCTGGATACGGAGAAGCGGCCGCGGGCTGCGGAGGTTGACCTGCAGAATGAAGACGTGGATTTCGATG TGGCCACCAGCTCCCGGGAGCATAGTCTGCACTCTAACTGGATCCTCAGGGCGCCCCGACGGCGCTCCGAGGACGTCGCAGGGCACACGACAGCCGGCCAGTTCCGGAGGAGCACGGAGCGCCGGACCATCGGCACGCAGAGGAGACTTGAGAGGCACCCCATTTACTTGCCCAAGGCTGTGGAAGGGGCCTTCAGCACTTTGAAATTTAAGCCCAAAGCCTGCAAAAAAGA CCTCGGGAGCTCCAGACAGATCCTCTTCAACTTCTCGGGAGAAGATACGGACTGGGACTCGGAGCTCTTTGCGCCGGAGCCCCCGGCGTCCCTGGGGGAGGACCACTATGAGACGGAGAACCCCCGAGGGCAGTGGCTGCTTCGGGAGCAACTCTGGGAGCGGACAGTGCCCTGA